The following proteins come from a genomic window of Allocoleopsis franciscana PCC 7113:
- a CDS encoding ParM/StbA family protein: MKSAKPHKNQLHFVGGIDNGFGNYKLLLEEHPLIVVPSYLSEEKMEPVPGRVRIGEREFTVGDSARRTGRYYSRNVDDAASKIQYALPMLLGALAHLPHRKEWRLQIAASIHDCDNLKEKLIEALSGEHECILSGYASKVCVRVVKVLPEGMGALVGTQLPGKLTLLDFGTGTTLFSRYSQGKREIHEPYPCGVEHLIELISKEMKAINDGLPGDLYLIRLGLENGTFYYGRKQSFKSIYKKCLSEWFDNYLRQTVRRAKEAYEQGDQVWCIGGGCLLPGLGQSLTKIGFRVHESPLEANVRGLLLVARQVRGKVEV; the protein is encoded by the coding sequence ATGAAGTCAGCTAAACCGCATAAGAATCAGTTGCATTTTGTCGGGGGAATTGACAATGGGTTCGGCAATTATAAGCTTTTGCTGGAAGAACATCCACTGATTGTAGTTCCATCTTATCTGAGCGAAGAAAAAATGGAACCCGTACCAGGACGTGTACGAATAGGAGAACGGGAATTCACCGTAGGAGATTCGGCACGCAGGACTGGAAGATACTATTCCCGTAACGTGGACGATGCAGCCTCGAAAATACAATATGCCTTGCCCATGTTGTTGGGGGCACTAGCCCACTTACCCCATCGAAAAGAATGGCGATTACAAATAGCTGCCTCGATACACGACTGTGACAATCTAAAAGAAAAGCTGATAGAAGCCTTGTCGGGAGAGCATGAATGTATCCTGAGCGGTTATGCATCAAAGGTCTGTGTTCGGGTGGTCAAAGTGTTGCCGGAGGGCATGGGAGCGTTGGTAGGAACACAGCTTCCCGGCAAACTGACGTTATTAGATTTTGGGACGGGAACTACCTTATTTAGCCGATATAGTCAGGGTAAGCGTGAGATACATGAGCCATATCCATGCGGGGTGGAACACTTAATAGAGCTTATATCTAAAGAGATGAAGGCGATAAACGATGGCCTACCCGGAGACTTGTATCTGATTCGGTTAGGACTGGAGAATGGCACATTTTACTATGGGCGCAAGCAATCGTTTAAGTCAATCTACAAAAAATGTTTAAGCGAGTGGTTTGACAACTATCTGAGACAAACAGTGCGTCGAGCTAAAGAGGCTTATGAGCAAGGGGATCAGGTGTGGTGTATTGGGGGAGGTTGTTTGTTACCAGGATTGGGTCAATCCTTAACCAAGATTGGGTTTAGAGTACATGAGTCTCCACTGGAGGCTAATGTGAGGGGGTTGCTGTTGGTGGCACGGCAGGTACGGGGGAAGGTGGAAGTTTAA
- a CDS encoding glutathione S-transferase family protein, whose amino-acid sequence MTSAPLSWRELETLTDYQIDPVNGPTNAQARLRLFGLPQADVRVTLYRDNHAWCPYCQKVWLWLEEKQIPYRIEKVTMFCYGEKESWYKRIVPSGMLPALELDGRLITESDDILLALELVFGPLGQGMESPTVLPLRQLERLLFRAWCSWLCYPMVSPQQEQRHREQFIKVVNKVEYALASTPGPYFLEEFGTADVIFTPYVERMNASLYYYKGYSLREENPYLAAWFDGMESRPTYRGTQSDFHTHAHDLPPQMGGCIENGEPPMLLNKNRVDNGPWIGLPDVGYPEPESSRAEALIRVILHRANIIRVNPADDELFEIALRCALTWMMTGVVCVPPTGSDKALRYLRDRINVPRDMSIFAAKRLREALEKTACFVGDEQGPPIPIKHRRDQDPAYFATN is encoded by the coding sequence ATGACGAGCGCTCCCCTAAGCTGGAGGGAACTAGAAACCCTCACGGACTATCAAATTGACCCCGTTAACGGTCCCACTAACGCCCAAGCTCGACTACGCCTGTTTGGTCTTCCTCAAGCCGATGTGCGAGTAACACTCTATCGTGACAACCATGCCTGGTGTCCCTACTGCCAAAAAGTCTGGCTTTGGCTTGAAGAAAAACAAATCCCCTACCGTATCGAAAAAGTGACAATGTTTTGTTACGGGGAGAAAGAAAGCTGGTACAAACGCATTGTACCATCGGGAATGTTACCAGCACTGGAGTTAGACGGACGCCTGATTACCGAAAGCGATGACATTTTGCTCGCTCTAGAACTTGTCTTTGGTCCTTTAGGGCAGGGTATGGAAAGCCCCACAGTACTACCCCTGCGCCAACTCGAACGACTTTTATTTAGAGCTTGGTGTAGCTGGCTTTGCTATCCGATGGTGTCGCCTCAACAAGAGCAGCGCCACCGAGAGCAATTTATCAAAGTCGTAAATAAGGTTGAGTATGCCCTCGCCTCTACTCCCGGTCCATACTTTCTGGAAGAGTTCGGTACGGCTGATGTCATCTTCACGCCTTATGTCGAACGCATGAACGCCAGTTTGTATTATTACAAGGGCTACTCGCTGCGAGAGGAGAATCCTTACTTGGCTGCTTGGTTCGATGGGATGGAAAGCCGACCGACTTATCGCGGTACTCAGAGCGACTTTCACACCCACGCTCATGACTTACCTCCTCAGATGGGCGGTTGCATTGAAAACGGTGAGCCCCCGATGCTGTTGAATAAAAATCGGGTGGATAATGGGCCTTGGATTGGGCTGCCTGATGTGGGTTACCCAGAACCGGAAAGCTCCCGTGCTGAAGCCCTAATTCGGGTGATTTTGCATCGCGCTAATATTATTCGAGTCAATCCGGCTGATGACGAATTGTTTGAAATAGCTCTGCGCTGTGCATTGACTTGGATGATGACGGGTGTTGTGTGTGTGCCACCGACTGGTTCGGATAAGGCGTTGAGATATTTACGTGATCGTATTAATGTACCTCGCGATATGTCGATTTTTGCTGCCAAGCGACTAAGAGAAGCTTTGGAAAAAACGGCTTGCTTTGTCGGTGATGAACAAGGTCCGCCGATTCCGATTAAGCATCGGCGGGACCAAGACCCGGCTTATTTTGCTACAAATTAG